TGATGTACATACAGGGGCCAGTCTATGTTGCACTCAAAATACTGCCACAAAGTCGCATTCACTAATCCTGAATAAAACCCTGTCAGAAAGTGCTTACTGCACAAATGTTACGAGTGCGACAAAACTGCAGCTTTCACTTCGCATAGATTGAAGTGAATATGAGGACAACTGGGGAAAAGTTTATGGTGGGTGCAAGAGATTGGCGCAGAGAAGTTCATTAACCAAGCACAGTAACTCATGGAATGAAAAATGAGTGTAAAAAATTAATAGGAGAGGACTACATACGTGAGTTTGACATTTCTCCACCAAGTTGTGCTTCTGTAGCGGCGAGCCTGTCTTTTGAATCGAACTGTATTCCCTTGCATAGTTGTAGTCTTGTCCACCAATAGGTCTAAACGGTCACCTCTTTCAAGGACTTTATCAATATTATCAATCATAACACTCCTAACCTGCAAGAGAATAATGAAGAGTAGGTATCATTCTGAACTGACAAATCTATCGGGTAACATGCATCTGACACGGAAGCAATGCAAGTCTGACAACTAGCAATTTAAACAAAATGCCAGTTCAAGTACACAACAGACCACTGCATGTTTACTAGATTTAAGAATGCCAGCATGAGCTCAATTAACTTCTAGAACATAAGCTTTTCAATATTATACTCCAGGAAACACCTGCATATTGGCCAAAATATATCTATGGTGTTCACAAAATAAAACTGAAAAAGAAGGCTATACCTGACTGATTTCGCCTCTCATACGGTTGATTTGATCTGCACTAGGGTCATTTGAATAGTAGTCCATTTGCTGACTGAGAACCCTTGAGAATTCGTCATTCATTGCATAAGCAAGAGCTGTCAGCGCAGCACGGCCATATGTCTTAACAAACTTTCCATGGATATCCTCGAGGAAAGCAAATGGGATACGCCCTACAACAAAAATTAGCTCAGAAGGAGATTGCTACGTGATGCATATCACAAGAGGGACATAGTAAGCCGCAGAGATAAAATCTACAGGTGTGAACCTTTAGACATCAGTCAATGCTTAATGTGATAGATTTGGTTAGCACATAATAAACTCAATTTGGTACAGGggatttgacagattgctgttagcaAAGAGCTCGACAGTATACCATGCGGCCAAGCAGAGCCAACTTAGCTTAAATACCTCTGATTGAACATCAAACAATCATCACCATCCGCACCAAACTCCATATACTACAAGGAATAGACTACGAATTACAGCAGAGTATTGCCAAAATCGCACAATTTTCCAGACTAGATGCTTACTTTCTTAGGCTCGATAATAATGTGCAATTCGAGGTGGCAGATTTTAAAAAGATGAGACAGCTAGAGTTAGCTAAACGATAAACACTAGCAGCACTTTCACAGCATCTAATGCGTTTGACCTCAAGGTCAAAATCCAGGCGGGCAGCCTGGACTCCATGTATCCTCGAACGGACGGCAATTGGCGAGCCCTGAATCAATCCGAACAATTTGCCCCGTTTGACCCGATctagcaatcccccaaaacaggcCTGCAAcgactggagcagcagcagcagacagAGACCGGGGACGCGCGTACTGACAAACCCCAGCACAGCACAGCACATTAAATTCCCCCGGATCTCCGATATTCCCCCGCTGACGAAACCAAAACCCCAGAGAGATTCGAAATTCCCTCCGCCCCAGCCGCTTCCTTCGACTaataaagaaaaaaaacagagccgCGGCGCTCCGGCGAGCAGATGGGGGAGAGATAGGAGGGAGGGGTGGGGCGGGGCTTACGTCCGGCGGCGTCGTCGGCCATGCAGAGGGCGGTGATGCCGTCGGTGCGCTTGGCGTGGAAGACGTAGCGGTCCTGGGTGTAGGAGACGTGGCTGTCGGCGCCGCCGCCGGGGAGGCGCTCGAGGACCTGGCGCGCGACGGCGCCCGCGTTGGTCGCCGCCGCGCTGTGCTCCGCCAGCACCGTCGCGCCCCGCGCCACCACCGCGTACAGGATCGGCATCCCGCCGCTCCTCCTCCCGCCTCTGCCGTGTGGACTCtgctcttctttctttctttcctcgggggcagggggaggagaaaggggagggagggagggaggggagacGGGGTATGTAGGTAGGCAGGAGTAGGAGTAGGATGATCTGGCAGCAGCGAGGGACAGCTCGGGTTGGGTGGAGCCGTTGTTTAATTGGCCGCGGGGCCCGGTGAGCCGACGTGAGCTGTTGCGGTTGGGCGCGGCCTCGGCTCGCTGGCCGCCCCGGGTTCGCTGGGCTGGGGCTTGGGGAACGTAGTCCGGCTCGGGCCCGTTCCTGTCCTTGGGATTTagtatttttttttgagaaatgacCTTGGGAATTCTCCAACGTGCTCTGCACTCTGGCACGCGTGAAAAAACCACAAAATTGGCCCTTAGGCCAAAGTTCAGCGCAAAATGACCTCGTTTTTAAAATATTTCACAAAATGGCCCTACCTGCATGACGCTCGTGCCCGGAGCGCCATGCTAAATTACATAACGCCCCGGTCAAGGACTCCATACACGTCAGCGCTGACCACCACGTCGGCCTGGCCTTGGGTGCATGACGCCGCGGCCCAGGGCGCCATGCTCTGTAGCACGACGCCCCGCCCTTGGGTGCCATACCCCTTCACTTATCCCTGCCCGCATCCTCTCCTCTCTGCTTCGTTCTTCCCTCCTCTCTGTTTCTTTCCCCCACCATGGCGCCCCTCAATtcacgcctccctctccccactcaAGTGCTGTGGATCTGAGCCAAAAATCGGTGGATCTGGTTGTCCTTCCAATCCCGAAGGtattctcctccctttcccctcttTCTATTGGTTTGATTTGGGTGAAACCCTGGTTCATCCTTTTCTTGAAATTATCATTGGATTTTAGTGTGATAATGTAGGCATTAGTGTGATTTAGGATATGTATGGCTTAGGATATGTATGATATAGAATAATGAAAGTGCTATGAATTTGGTTAGGATATGTACGCACATATATGGTGTATGGAAGAATTAGTGTAAAATTAGGAAGGCGGATGGATGGATATTTGCAATTATTGCAAATATATGGTGTATGATACTGTAGAAAATTATATGCACATATATTGTGTATGGAAGAAGAATTAGTGTAGAAATTTTGCACATGTATGTATGTTTTTGCACTAGTGTGAATATTTGCAAATGTCAACGGGGCTTAGCATATACATTTGTAATTTGCATGATGGCTTCTCTTATCCATCCATCGTACGATCAATTGCATTGTGGACGGTTCATGGCAGATGAAGGAAGGGTTTTTGATCGGCTTCACCTGAGGTCCGATTCGGTTCAGTTCATCATACGCTCGCCCCTGCTGTCTTTTGAGTTGCTATTATGTGTATGCATGATGATTAATAAGGCCCCACTATGATATCGAACTACGATATTATATAGATTGTGAATATATTATCATACAGTAGTATCATATCGAACTACGATATTATAGATTGTGAATACAGTACTAGTACTTTATAAATGCGTGGTGTCATGGGagcaagtctgacagtaagaatagggggtacgtaggaggaggcaaggccctagctacggcaaggttgtgcacgcaagatttacgagttcaggcccttctcggaggaagtaataaccctacgtctcggtgccccgaGGCTttatcgactggattatgcgtgagagttacaggggtgcgaacccttgtgccagaggagggggtggcttatatagagtgcgccagggccctccagccctcagttacacagggt
This portion of the Triticum dicoccoides isolate Atlit2015 ecotype Zavitan chromosome 7A, WEW_v2.0, whole genome shotgun sequence genome encodes:
- the LOC119328997 gene encoding vesicle-associated membrane protein 711-like encodes the protein MPILYAVVARGATVLAEHSAAATNAGAVARQVLERLPGGGADSHVSYTQDRYVFHAKRTDGITALCMADDAAGRRIPFAFLEDIHGKFVKTYGRAALTALAYAMNDEFSRVLSQQMDYYSNDPSADQINRMRGEISQVRSVMIDNIDKVLERGDRLDLLVDKTTTMQGNTVRFKRQARRYRSTTWWRNVKLTAALILLLLVIVYIALFFVCHGFTLPTCIR